One Flavobacterium sp. 90 DNA segment encodes these proteins:
- a CDS encoding RagB/SusD family nutrient uptake outer membrane protein, with the protein MKKYIALFCFGIMTFGCSDLEEHPVGVIRPENFFKNTDDLQAAVNGSFANIAHNNYWGREFTIALMLRDDMADIGDRTTQAARIDVNDMNMNDTNALVANFWPQSYVIITAANQAIEGAKKTPGDPSKVNAIVAQAYFARAFTYYHLVRIFGDVPYIDFIVNDVSQVNSLKRTKEADVYLKIISDLEFAKKWLDDKPKVKAVPGKGTAAGYLASVYLTLKNYQKAYDEAKYVITNEAKFGLGLDSDFQDLFNATKTASLKEPLFTIDFNNLVSGNYGQDYTAFFTGSLKDESYSYGQGFSVAVPSLKAFNTWDQRDYRRAVSFDTIIRKKVGSELKIFPSSDNEKAPRPHIAKYYRFPGKAGANGRTSQHNYITMRFAEVLLTAAEALNEITPGTAEADGYVNRVRARARNKAGKQVSFPANVTAGMSQSDFRKMVIDERRLEFAFEYIRWYDIKRLQNGPEVFGPNGLEPHANFNPNKDYLFPLPGTELAINPNLKPNNPGY; encoded by the coding sequence ATGAAAAAATATATAGCTTTATTTTGTTTTGGAATAATGACTTTTGGCTGTTCTGATCTTGAAGAACATCCGGTTGGAGTTATTCGTCCTGAAAACTTTTTTAAGAATACAGATGACTTACAAGCTGCTGTAAACGGAAGTTTTGCCAATATTGCCCACAATAATTACTGGGGAAGAGAATTTACGATTGCTTTAATGCTTCGCGACGACATGGCCGATATTGGCGACAGAACGACTCAGGCTGCCAGAATCGATGTCAATGATATGAATATGAATGATACTAATGCGCTTGTTGCTAACTTTTGGCCACAATCGTATGTGATCATTACGGCTGCAAATCAGGCAATCGAAGGCGCGAAAAAAACTCCGGGAGATCCTTCAAAAGTAAACGCAATTGTGGCTCAGGCTTATTTTGCTAGAGCTTTTACGTATTATCATTTGGTGAGAATCTTTGGAGACGTTCCATATATTGATTTTATTGTAAACGATGTTTCTCAGGTAAATTCTTTAAAAAGAACTAAAGAAGCTGATGTTTATCTAAAAATCATCTCTGATTTAGAATTTGCAAAAAAATGGCTGGACGATAAACCAAAAGTAAAAGCTGTTCCGGGAAAAGGTACTGCTGCGGGTTATTTGGCTTCTGTTTATTTGACTTTAAAAAACTACCAAAAAGCTTACGATGAAGCAAAATATGTTATCACAAACGAAGCTAAATTTGGTTTAGGATTAGATTCTGATTTTCAGGATTTATTTAATGCTACAAAAACAGCTTCGCTAAAAGAACCTTTGTTTACAATTGATTTTAATAACTTAGTTTCAGGAAACTACGGACAAGATTATACTGCGTTTTTTACAGGTTCGCTTAAAGACGAAAGCTACAGTTACGGACAGGGATTCTCTGTTGCTGTTCCGTCCTTAAAAGCCTTTAATACTTGGGATCAAAGAGATTACAGACGCGCCGTGAGTTTTGATACTATTATTAGAAAAAAAGTAGGTAGCGAATTAAAGATTTTCCCTTCAAGTGATAATGAAAAAGCGCCACGTCCGCATATTGCAAAATACTATCGTTTCCCCGGAAAAGCGGGCGCTAACGGAAGAACTTCTCAGCACAATTATATCACAATGCGTTTTGCAGAAGTTCTATTAACCGCTGCCGAAGCTCTAAACGAAATCACTCCGGGAACTGCCGAAGCTGATGGTTATGTAAACCGAGTGCGCGCAAGAGCAAGAAATAAAGCCGGAAAACAGGTTTCGTTTCCTGCAAATGTAACGGCTGGAATGTCACAATCTGATTTTAGAAAAATGGTTATTGACGAAAGAAGATTAGAATTTGCTTTTGAATACATCAGATGGTACGACATCAAAAGATTGCAAAACGGACCTGAAGTTTTTGGTCCAAATGGCTTAGAACCACACGCAAATTTTAATCCGAATAAGGATTATTTATTTCCGTTACCGGGAACTGAATTGGCGATCAATCCAAATTTAAAACCGAATAATCCTGGTTATTAA